In Clostridium sporogenes, one genomic interval encodes:
- a CDS encoding LacI family DNA-binding transcriptional regulator — MAISIKDVAKEAQVSIATVSRVLNNIDVVNEDTKKKVLDAIDKLGYRPNIVARSLKTQKSKTIGIIIPDISNQFYPEIVRGAEDVANIYDYNIMLCNTDLDPEKEMEYLRVLREKMADGVLYMSNSLEKNILELIKSLQLPVVLVETKDSEEKLPSVTIDNLKASLDATEYLINKGNKNIAYIGLHEDMANAAALRYEGYKLALRKNNIKENKNLVYLGGMKVRDGYEGINKIIEKEKVDAIFCADDEIAMGAINALRDKNIKVPDDIDVMGFNNIYSSNVFYPKLTTIGQPMYDMGSVGMRMLIKIINKEELENDDYVLQHKIVERDSCKK, encoded by the coding sequence ATGGCGATTTCCATTAAAGATGTAGCTAAAGAGGCACAGGTTTCTATAGCTACTGTTTCAAGAGTATTAAATAATATAGATGTTGTAAATGAAGATACTAAAAAGAAGGTATTAGATGCAATAGACAAATTAGGATATAGACCTAATATAGTGGCTAGAAGTCTAAAAACACAAAAATCTAAAACTATAGGCATAATAATACCAGATATATCAAATCAATTTTATCCAGAAATAGTAAGGGGAGCTGAAGATGTAGCTAACATATATGACTACAATATAATGTTGTGTAATACAGATTTAGATCCAGAAAAAGAAATGGAATACCTAAGAGTTTTAAGAGAAAAAATGGCAGATGGTGTTTTATATATGAGTAATTCTTTAGAAAAAAATATATTAGAACTAATTAAAAGTTTACAATTGCCAGTGGTTTTAGTAGAAACAAAAGATAGTGAAGAAAAGCTACCAAGTGTAACTATAGATAATTTAAAAGCATCTTTAGATGCTACAGAATATTTAATTAATAAAGGTAATAAGAATATAGCTTACATAGGATTGCATGAAGATATGGCAAATGCAGCGGCTTTAAGATATGAAGGATATAAATTAGCATTAAGAAAAAATAATATTAAAGAAAATAAAAACTTGGTTTATTTAGGCGGCATGAAAGTTAGAGATGGTTATGAGGGGATAAATAAAATAATAGAAAAGGAAAAAGTAGATGCTATTTTCTGTGCTGATGATGAAATAGCTATGGGAGCAATAAATGCATTAAGGGATAAAAATATAAAAGTTCCTGATGATATAGATGTCATGGGCTTTAACAACATATATTCCTCTAATGTTTTTTATCCTAAATTAACAACTATAGGGCAGCCAATGTATGATATGGGTTCTGTGGGAATGAGAATGCTTATAAAAATAATAAATAAAGAAGAATTAGAGAATGATGATTATGTATTGCAGCACAAAATAGTAGAAAGAGATTCATGTAAAAAATAG